A window of the Streptomyces sp. JB150 genome harbors these coding sequences:
- a CDS encoding GNAT family N-acetyltransferase, which yields MSDAYVSRGTVHEEVVDGFGTVRILPLDAKGDAELIHSWVSEERAAFWGMNGLTRDQVADIYAHMDTLDTHHAFLMLKDGIPAALLQTYDPEADRVSECYEVQPGDIGVHLLLAPPTATGGARSGWTAGLVAAITAYVFRTLGRRRIVVDPDVRNDKAIARFVKQGFDAGPAVVLPEIDLPDVYLPEKRAQLAFLRREVVFPA from the coding sequence ATGTCTGACGCCTACGTATCACGTGGAACAGTCCACGAGGAGGTGGTCGACGGCTTCGGCACCGTCCGCATCCTGCCGCTCGACGCCAAGGGCGACGCGGAGCTGATCCACAGCTGGGTCAGCGAGGAACGGGCCGCCTTCTGGGGCATGAACGGCCTGACCCGTGACCAGGTCGCCGACATCTACGCGCACATGGACACCCTCGACACCCACCACGCCTTCCTGATGCTGAAGGACGGCATCCCGGCGGCCCTCCTCCAGACCTACGACCCGGAAGCCGACCGGGTCAGCGAGTGCTACGAGGTCCAGCCCGGCGACATAGGCGTCCACCTGCTGCTCGCGCCCCCCACGGCAACGGGTGGCGCGCGCTCCGGCTGGACGGCGGGGCTGGTGGCCGCCATCACCGCGTACGTCTTCCGCACCCTCGGCCGGCGCCGGATCGTCGTCGACCCGGACGTGCGCAACGACAAGGCCATCGCCCGGTTCGTGAAGCAGGGCTTCGACGCGGGACCGGCGGTCGTCCTGCCGGAGATCGACCTGCCGGACGTGTACCTGCCGGAGAAGCGGGCGCAACTGGCGTTCCTGCGCCGGGAGGTGGTGTTCCCGGCGTGA